GATCTCCCACAGCCCGAAATCGCCGGCGAGCGAGTGCGTCTCGTCCTGGTTCTCATCGCGACCGACCAGTTCCCGATCGGTCGGATGCGTAACCACCGTCCACGAAAACTGGCCCTCGACTCCCTGGCGCTGCCCGTCCTGCAGCTTGTCGCGCCACATCTCCTCGTCGACGAGCGCGCGCGCCAGCACGAGGGCCTGGCTCTGGTGCCCGGCATCCCCGGCCAGGCGCAGACTTCCGCCGAAGAGCTCCAGGACGGCGACAATGGCGGACGCCATGATCGC
The sequence above is drawn from the Candidatus Binatia bacterium genome and encodes:
- a CDS encoding type II secretion system protein, whose amino-acid sequence is MRAERGFTMLEVMIATAIMASAIVAVLELFGGSLRLAGDAGHQSQALVLARALVDEEMWRDKLQDGQRQGVEGQFSWTVVTHPTDRELVGRDENQDETHSLAGDFGLWEIDADVTWQTPLGEKSIHLQTARMGQRPDQDMQ